One window of the Burkholderia ubonensis subsp. mesacidophila genome contains the following:
- a CDS encoding RrF2 family transcriptional regulator, whose translation MKSTKFVTACYIMSFVGAHHPRQLATATIAKWVDTHAARVRQIVSLLVKAGLLESSRGGGGGVRLARRADTITLLDIYDAVGESEMFQFSIENPFSEWADHCNVHGVLEGMRDSVERLSRLEFGKVMLSDVFVPWSEAGSTDTKTVPAKKRATART comes from the coding sequence TTGAAATCGACCAAATTCGTCACGGCGTGCTACATCATGTCGTTCGTCGGCGCGCATCACCCGCGCCAGCTCGCTACCGCGACCATCGCAAAATGGGTCGACACCCATGCGGCGCGTGTGCGCCAGATCGTCTCGTTGCTGGTCAAGGCCGGCTTGCTCGAATCGTCGCGCGGCGGCGGCGGCGGCGTACGGCTCGCCCGGCGTGCCGATACGATCACGCTGCTGGATATCTACGACGCGGTCGGGGAAAGCGAGATGTTCCAGTTTTCGATCGAGAACCCGTTCTCGGAATGGGCCGACCATTGCAACGTTCACGGTGTGCTGGAGGGCATGCGCGACTCGGTCGAGCGTCTTTCGAGGCTCGAGTTCGGCAAAGTGATGCTGAGCGACGTATTCGTGCCGTGGAGTGAAGCAGGCTCGACGGATACCAAGACTGTTCCCGCAAAGAAGCGCGCCACCGCACGGACCTGA
- a CDS encoding NAD(P)H-dependent oxidoreductase, protein MSVPENGERRRVLVVHAHPEPRSFTSSMFCAAQEVLTQAGDEVRTSDLYAKSFNPVAGPSDFGTRDDPDYLVYAKEQRAGRSNGTLSADIEEEVDNVLWADLVILNFPIFWFSVPAILKGWIDRVFLSGTFYGGMRFYDRGGLKGKRVWVTTTLGGRPHMFGKDAVHGEIEGMLSHLLRGSLAYVGFDVLEPFFGYHIPYITDDERKAILTRFRHEVANWRTRRTLSFPSLDDFDARLYPKGDAY, encoded by the coding sequence ATGTCAGTACCGGAAAATGGCGAACGGCGTCGTGTGCTTGTGGTTCACGCTCACCCGGAGCCTCGATCGTTCACGTCGTCGATGTTCTGCGCGGCGCAGGAGGTTTTGACGCAGGCGGGTGATGAGGTTCGCACCTCTGACCTTTATGCGAAATCATTCAATCCAGTTGCCGGCCCGTCCGATTTCGGGACCCGCGACGATCCCGACTATCTCGTCTATGCGAAGGAGCAGCGAGCCGGTCGCAGCAACGGGACGTTGTCGGCCGACATCGAGGAAGAGGTCGACAACGTGTTGTGGGCGGATCTCGTCATCCTCAACTTCCCGATCTTCTGGTTCTCGGTGCCGGCGATCCTGAAAGGCTGGATCGACCGGGTATTCCTGTCGGGAACGTTCTATGGCGGCATGCGCTTCTACGATCGTGGCGGGCTCAAGGGCAAGCGCGTCTGGGTCACGACAACGCTCGGCGGGCGTCCGCACATGTTCGGCAAGGATGCGGTGCACGGGGAGATCGAGGGCATGTTGTCCCACCTGCTGCGCGGCAGCCTTGCCTATGTGGGTTTCGACGTGCTGGAGCCGTTCTTCGGCTATCACATCCCGTACATCACCGACGACGAGCGCAAAGCAATCCTGACGCGGTTCCGGCATGAGGTGGCGAACTGGCGCACGCGCCGGACCCTGTCGTTCCCGTCGCTCGATGATTTCGACGCGCGGCTTTATCCGAAAGGGGACGCGTATTGA
- a CDS encoding pectin acetylesterase-family hydrolase produces the protein MFTANHLRRLALAGLLGCAALNGHAAGTTIPDPSIPYYSWYEVTLPESSGASCGNGTPMRFYINRAQSDNLLYMMQPGGACWNYGTCTQTATGAETGLGSFNPDGIPHNYMNGTVNQTLVSSFLSPLMTRMDLAHILVGEPKVETQEWTQVFVPYCTGDIHMGSAVRNYTSPTGDWRIQHFSGLKNIQAVAQWLVAHGFGKPGRLLVYGTSAGGYGTLGNYATLRNTLQPQQNSSLLNDAGTVFNTPFNADPAAYPSVGLYSRVRDEWGMTGPDGLITVNSQLTRNFDPGNLGSAYAALATTFPHDRFGYSTYQRDKIEAAYHYRAFVPAVIAAPDDATKDALSLAMFDQELARLKGTLDPLPNFGYFMPWARNDFIQNHQVTVVSFTGSGIHENGIDADVGTFVADLLNQKEPADAPVMKAFRTQQWSDFTLSTFLSWIDSLLNLTGEAGPISGHRA, from the coding sequence ATGTTCACAGCGAACCATCTGCGCAGGCTCGCGCTCGCGGGCCTGTTGGGCTGCGCGGCGCTCAACGGCCATGCGGCCGGCACGACGATACCGGATCCGTCGATTCCCTATTATTCGTGGTACGAAGTGACGTTGCCGGAAAGCAGCGGCGCGTCGTGCGGCAATGGCACGCCGATGCGCTTCTACATCAACCGCGCGCAGTCGGACAACCTGCTGTACATGATGCAGCCGGGCGGCGCGTGCTGGAACTACGGCACCTGCACGCAGACGGCGACCGGCGCGGAGACCGGCCTCGGCAGCTTCAACCCGGACGGCATCCCGCACAACTACATGAACGGCACCGTGAACCAGACGCTGGTGTCGTCGTTCCTGTCGCCGCTGATGACGCGGATGGACCTCGCGCACATTCTCGTCGGCGAGCCGAAGGTGGAGACGCAGGAGTGGACGCAGGTGTTCGTGCCGTACTGCACCGGCGACATCCACATGGGCAGCGCGGTGCGCAACTACACGTCGCCGACGGGGGACTGGCGAATCCAGCATTTCAGCGGCCTGAAGAACATCCAGGCCGTCGCGCAATGGCTCGTCGCGCACGGCTTCGGCAAGCCCGGCCGGCTGCTGGTGTACGGCACGAGCGCGGGCGGCTACGGCACGCTCGGCAACTACGCGACGCTGCGCAACACGCTGCAGCCGCAGCAGAACAGCTCGCTGCTCAACGACGCCGGCACGGTGTTCAATACGCCGTTCAACGCCGACCCGGCGGCCTATCCGTCAGTCGGCCTGTACAGCAGGGTGCGCGACGAATGGGGGATGACGGGCCCGGACGGGCTGATCACGGTGAACAGCCAGCTGACCCGCAACTTCGATCCCGGCAATCTCGGCAGTGCGTATGCGGCATTGGCGACGACCTTTCCGCACGACCGCTTCGGCTATTCCACGTATCAGCGCGACAAGATCGAGGCGGCCTACCATTACCGCGCGTTCGTGCCGGCGGTGATCGCGGCGCCCGACGACGCGACCAAGGACGCGCTGTCGCTCGCGATGTTCGACCAGGAACTCGCGCGGCTGAAGGGCACGCTGGATCCATTGCCGAACTTCGGCTACTTCATGCCGTGGGCGCGCAACGACTTCATCCAGAATCACCAGGTCACCGTGGTCAGCTTTACGGGATCGGGGATTCACGAGAACGGCATCGACGCGGATGTCGGAACCTTCGTCGCCGACCTGCTCAACCAGAAGGAGCCGGCCGACGCGCCGGTGATGAAGGCTTTCCGCACCCAGCAATGGTCGGATTTCACGCTCTCGACGTTTCTCTCGTGGATCGACAGCCTGTTGAACCTGACCGGCGAGGCCGGGCCGATTTCGGGGCACAGGGCCTGA
- the plcR gene encoding phospholipase C accessory protein PlcR, whose translation MNKHRTLWRRAGAVATIAAAVAIWRYESPTQAAAASPPTSGAAVQAAQATSTGTAAPASVAPGPAERRLDLDALRRSLAGRPDADAELQRIVAFARFRDEIAAYGNGRNRLPPAELAELARRILDELPEHVARNEIVPVQAEALSVALLTDANADPATRGAAIQSMHQQWDAYARQTVGPSPAQDPRYQDYARQSRDIVLQVQASVPDPAQQQAVIAQRLQALRVQLFDGASSPGAH comes from the coding sequence GTGAACAAGCACCGGACACTCTGGCGACGCGCCGGCGCGGTTGCAACAATCGCCGCCGCCGTTGCGATCTGGCGATACGAGTCACCGACTCAGGCCGCCGCCGCGTCACCTCCGACCTCGGGCGCGGCCGTGCAAGCAGCGCAGGCCACATCCACCGGCACGGCCGCTCCGGCCTCGGTCGCGCCCGGGCCGGCGGAACGCCGTCTCGATCTCGACGCGCTGCGCCGCAGCCTCGCGGGCCGTCCGGATGCGGACGCAGAGTTGCAGCGCATCGTCGCGTTCGCCCGCTTTCGCGACGAAATCGCGGCGTACGGCAACGGCCGCAACCGCTTGCCGCCGGCCGAACTCGCCGAGTTGGCGCGCCGGATTCTCGACGAACTGCCCGAGCACGTCGCACGCAACGAGATCGTGCCGGTGCAGGCGGAAGCGCTCAGCGTCGCGCTGCTGACGGATGCGAACGCCGATCCCGCGACGCGCGGCGCGGCCATCCAGTCGATGCACCAGCAATGGGACGCGTATGCGCGGCAGACCGTCGGTCCGTCTCCGGCGCAGGATCCGCGTTACCAGGACTACGCGCGACAGAGCCGCGACATCGTCCTGCAAGTGCAGGCGAGCGTGCCCGATCCCGCCCAGCAACAGGCCGTCATCGCGCAGCGGTTGCAGGCGCTGCGCGTTCAGCTGTTCGACGGCGCTTCATCGCCCGGCGCGCACTGA